From Synoicihabitans lomoniglobus, the proteins below share one genomic window:
- a CDS encoding ATP-binding protein: protein MTVSTTPKRSMGITLRTALLSWLVTILTLLAFIVVIVPQQKRTFVESLESKAHSVAVSLRDVAAGAAINEDYSSVVDHSKEMINGDPSLAYIIITRNDGFSLIHDREGWRAETDAGPEWHPDNREPFGDIGVVSLFGKRVYYYSQPFDYSAIEWGWIHVGLSLESYDRNVADLYRTTVWLSIVCIFASLIASVIYAKRLVRPILALRQVVQNVARGDLSDRATIHRGDEIGALSHSVNSMTKALLRRDLILGSVRFAAEKFVSTDRWESVIEEVLAELGVAAQVCRIVIYQKITDESGDMQLVLRQRWFAPRYAQSPFFALPAETVHPHTEGFDQWIQQLEDGKMILSQTSELTGSPRDVMNESGVKSIMVIPITVDGKFWGSLNLEECSRERTWESAEQDSLQAAVDMLGATIARQYAQDELLHAKNTLEQRVAERTQELVAEVGARKQAHAELAEAQQRLIQASRQAGMAEIATGVLHNVGNVLNSVNVSSSLMQERLLNSETKTLARVAGLLEENQDDLLTFIHEDERGRRLPAFLIKLSKRIEHEHAFYLEEHDQLGRNIEHIKEIVAMQQSYAKVSGLIERVSLSELIMDALRINIGTFDRHGIELIRQFDFNPVVTIDKHKVLQILINLLQNAKYAVQQSNRPTKTITISTVQAGEDRAQIRVTDNGIGIEPENLARIFSHGFTTKQKGHGFGLHSGANFAREMGGKLSVASDGVGRGATFTLELILSAQKDSS, encoded by the coding sequence ATGACGGTTTCCACCACCCCCAAACGCAGCATGGGGATCACCCTGCGCACGGCTCTGCTCTCCTGGCTGGTGACCATCCTGACCCTGCTGGCTTTCATCGTGGTGATCGTGCCCCAGCAGAAACGCACGTTCGTGGAGAGTCTGGAATCGAAGGCCCACAGTGTGGCCGTTTCCTTGCGCGATGTCGCCGCCGGCGCCGCCATTAACGAAGACTACAGCAGCGTCGTCGATCACAGCAAAGAGATGATCAACGGCGACCCTTCGCTGGCCTACATCATCATCACCCGGAACGATGGGTTTTCCCTCATTCACGATCGCGAGGGGTGGCGGGCGGAAACCGACGCCGGCCCCGAGTGGCATCCCGACAACCGCGAACCGTTCGGGGACATCGGTGTGGTCAGTCTGTTTGGGAAACGGGTCTACTACTACTCCCAACCGTTCGACTACTCCGCCATCGAATGGGGCTGGATTCATGTCGGCCTCTCTCTCGAGAGTTACGATCGCAACGTCGCCGACCTTTATCGGACCACCGTTTGGCTGAGCATCGTTTGTATTTTCGCCAGTTTGATCGCATCGGTGATCTACGCCAAACGCCTCGTGCGCCCCATCCTGGCGCTCCGCCAAGTCGTCCAGAACGTGGCGCGCGGTGATCTGAGCGACCGGGCCACGATTCACCGCGGAGACGAAATCGGCGCCCTGTCCCACTCCGTAAATTCGATGACCAAGGCCCTGCTCCGCCGGGACCTGATTTTGGGTAGCGTGCGGTTTGCCGCCGAAAAATTCGTGAGCACCGATCGTTGGGAAAGTGTCATCGAGGAGGTTCTCGCGGAACTCGGTGTCGCGGCCCAGGTTTGCCGAATTGTGATCTACCAAAAAATCACCGATGAGTCCGGCGATATGCAGCTCGTATTGCGCCAGCGCTGGTTCGCGCCTCGCTACGCCCAGTCTCCCTTCTTTGCCTTGCCGGCCGAAACCGTCCATCCTCATACGGAGGGTTTCGATCAATGGATCCAGCAACTGGAAGACGGTAAAATGATTCTTTCCCAAACCTCCGAACTGACCGGGTCTCCCCGCGACGTCATGAACGAGAGCGGGGTCAAATCCATCATGGTCATACCGATCACCGTGGACGGAAAATTTTGGGGGTCGCTCAATCTCGAGGAGTGCTCACGCGAACGCACCTGGGAATCCGCCGAGCAGGACAGCCTGCAGGCCGCCGTCGACATGCTCGGGGCCACCATCGCCCGCCAATACGCTCAGGACGAGTTGCTCCACGCCAAGAACACCCTCGAACAACGCGTCGCCGAACGCACTCAGGAACTCGTGGCCGAAGTCGGGGCCCGCAAGCAAGCCCACGCGGAGCTGGCCGAAGCGCAACAACGTTTGATCCAGGCTTCCCGTCAGGCCGGCATGGCGGAAATCGCCACCGGCGTCCTGCACAACGTGGGCAACGTGCTCAACAGCGTAAACGTATCCAGTTCATTGATGCAGGAACGCCTGCTGAACTCTGAAACCAAAACGCTCGCCCGGGTCGCCGGCCTGCTGGAGGAAAATCAGGACGACCTCCTGACCTTCATCCACGAGGACGAGCGCGGACGTCGACTGCCCGCGTTCCTGATCAAGCTCTCCAAGCGGATCGAGCACGAACATGCGTTCTACTTGGAGGAGCACGATCAACTCGGACGAAACATCGAGCACATCAAGGAGATCGTTGCGATGCAGCAGAGCTACGCCAAAGTCTCCGGCCTGATCGAGCGCGTGTCCTTGAGCGAACTGATCATGGACGCACTTCGCATCAACATCGGCACATTCGACCGGCACGGCATCGAACTGATCCGCCAGTTCGACTTCAATCCCGTCGTGACCATCGACAAACACAAGGTGCTGCAAATTTTGATCAACTTGTTACAGAACGCCAAATACGCGGTGCAGCAATCAAACCGCCCGACCAAGACCATCACCATTTCCACCGTCCAGGCGGGGGAAGACCGGGCGCAGATACGCGTCACCGACAACGGCATCGGCATCGAACCCGAAAACCTCGCCCGCATTTTTTCCCACGGTTTCACGACCAAGCAAAAAGGTCATGGTTTCGGCCTGCACAGCGGAGCCAACTTCGCCCGGGAGATGGGCGGAAAACTATCAGTTGCCAGCGACGGGGTCGGGCGCGGAGCAACCTTTACTTTAGAACTAATACTCTCTGCCCAGAAGGATTCATCATGA
- a CDS encoding ATP-binding protein produces MSSSSSDTPHSHRPKSASDELTQLETSGGAGSGRGPGNPAENLRPEHPLQQLLRTYTVLSETNQILMRGGDQTALLAAACQIAVARGRFIAAWIGLHDDVEGHIVVAAHAGASTETMEIIQSMLKGEQEGCFFTHAAFEDGEHGVCNDLYEDPRAEAVREVSMSRGYRSVASLPLRRNGVIVGVFNLYAPTPGFFDEHELKVLDELAVDISFALELTQTQIERTAATQALHNSEAQLSNALSMASMGHWEYDVVRDVFIFNDHFYRMMRTSVEREGGYEMRLDHYASRFLPPDEMGRVASESQRAMETTDPDYIRDIEHRVMFGDGKSGHLFVRIFVERDETGRVIKTRGVSQDITKRKEAEAKIDEVSRRFLAVVEHSADGIGFFDEDRNVTYISPSITTIEGRLPTEFITRGFSRDIHPEDLSAFDHSWHEMVRQPGQPTNFSVRRQHKSGRWLWIEGVATNLLEDAGIRAVVLNYRDVTERRQLEEQYLQSQKMEAIGQLAGGVAHDFNNILAAIMMQVDLADAEVSTPEEMAESLSDIKEAATRAAELTRQLLAFGRRQAMQATDVELNETFNGMSQMLTRTLSEDVNLRLELHPSELWVRGDASMLGQLLLNLAINARDAMPDGGDLVIATDSRFVATAESSGLFEIEPGHYAVITVTDTGCGISTQDKTHVFEPFFTTKQADKGSGLGLATVFGIVKQHDGVIDLTSDLDRGTTFTIYLPLLQEPRATTPAASAPPQSLRGDELILLVEDENHVRAVTRKVLESYGYRVIEARSGRDALFMWEQAQVTPDLLLTDIVMPGGLSGWDLADQLLALKPELKVLFTSGYNPEVANNDFSLKPGQRFIAKPAEAETVVRTVRQLLA; encoded by the coding sequence ATGAGTTCATCGTCTTCAGATACTCCCCACTCGCATCGTCCGAAAAGTGCTTCTGACGAGCTGACTCAATTGGAGACATCCGGAGGAGCGGGATCGGGGCGCGGTCCCGGGAACCCGGCGGAAAACCTGCGCCCGGAGCATCCATTGCAACAGTTGTTGCGGACCTACACGGTGCTCAGCGAGACCAACCAGATATTGATGCGGGGTGGTGACCAAACGGCTTTGTTGGCCGCGGCTTGCCAGATCGCGGTGGCGCGGGGCCGTTTTATTGCGGCTTGGATCGGGCTGCACGATGACGTGGAAGGTCATATCGTGGTGGCGGCTCATGCGGGAGCGTCGACCGAGACCATGGAAATCATCCAATCCATGCTTAAAGGGGAACAGGAAGGGTGCTTTTTTACCCACGCTGCGTTCGAAGACGGGGAACACGGGGTGTGCAACGACCTCTACGAGGACCCCCGGGCCGAGGCCGTGCGCGAGGTTTCCATGTCTCGCGGATACCGCTCCGTGGCATCGCTGCCATTGCGGCGCAATGGAGTCATTGTCGGCGTATTCAACCTTTATGCGCCGACCCCGGGATTTTTTGACGAGCATGAGCTCAAGGTGTTGGATGAACTCGCGGTCGATATCTCGTTTGCACTGGAACTGACCCAAACGCAGATCGAGCGCACGGCGGCGACGCAGGCCCTGCACAACAGCGAGGCCCAACTCTCCAACGCGCTTTCCATGGCCAGTATGGGCCACTGGGAATACGACGTCGTGCGGGATGTATTCATCTTCAACGACCATTTTTATCGCATGATGCGCACATCGGTGGAGCGCGAGGGCGGTTACGAAATGCGGCTCGATCATTATGCCAGCCGTTTTCTCCCTCCGGATGAGATGGGTCGGGTGGCGTCAGAATCCCAACGTGCCATGGAGACGACCGACCCCGACTACATCCGTGATATCGAACACCGGGTCATGTTTGGTGACGGCAAGTCCGGACATCTGTTCGTGCGTATCTTTGTCGAACGCGATGAAACGGGGCGCGTGATCAAGACGCGGGGGGTGAGTCAGGACATCACCAAGCGCAAAGAGGCGGAGGCGAAAATCGATGAGGTCTCACGGCGCTTCCTGGCGGTGGTCGAGCACAGCGCGGATGGAATCGGATTCTTCGACGAAGATCGCAATGTGACCTACATCAGTCCGTCGATCACGACGATTGAAGGCCGGTTGCCCACGGAGTTTATCACGCGGGGCTTTAGTCGGGATATCCACCCGGAAGACCTTTCCGCCTTCGATCATTCCTGGCACGAGATGGTGCGGCAACCCGGGCAACCGACCAATTTCAGCGTGCGTCGCCAGCACAAGTCGGGACGTTGGCTGTGGATCGAAGGTGTGGCCACCAACTTGCTCGAGGACGCCGGCATTCGGGCGGTGGTGTTAAACTATCGCGACGTGACGGAGCGACGGCAGTTGGAAGAACAGTATCTGCAGTCGCAGAAAATGGAGGCGATTGGCCAGCTCGCGGGAGGCGTGGCGCACGATTTTAACAATATCCTGGCCGCGATCATGATGCAGGTCGACTTGGCCGACGCCGAGGTCAGCACGCCGGAGGAGATGGCGGAATCGTTGAGCGATATCAAGGAAGCGGCCACGCGAGCGGCGGAACTCACGCGGCAGTTGCTGGCATTTGGCCGCCGCCAAGCCATGCAAGCGACGGACGTGGAGTTGAATGAGACCTTCAACGGCATGTCGCAGATGTTGACGCGCACCCTGAGCGAGGACGTGAATCTGCGACTCGAGCTGCATCCGTCCGAGCTGTGGGTGCGGGGGGATGCGAGCATGTTGGGACAATTGTTGCTCAACCTCGCGATCAACGCCCGCGATGCCATGCCCGACGGGGGAGATCTTGTGATCGCCACGGACAGTCGATTCGTGGCCACCGCCGAGTCCTCGGGACTGTTCGAAATCGAACCGGGCCACTACGCGGTGATCACCGTGACCGATACCGGGTGCGGGATTTCCACCCAGGACAAAACCCATGTGTTCGAACCCTTCTTTACGACGAAGCAGGCGGACAAGGGATCGGGGTTGGGCCTCGCCACGGTTTTTGGCATCGTCAAACAACACGACGGCGTGATCGATCTCACCAGTGATCTGGATCGAGGCACCACGTTCACCATTTACTTGCCTCTGCTCCAAGAGCCCCGCGCCACGACCCCGGCGGCATCGGCCCCGCCTCAAAGTTTACGGGGCGATGAATTGATCCTGTTGGTCGAAGATGAAAATCATGTGCGGGCGGTCACCAGAAAGGTGCTGGAGTCGTATGGTTACCGCGTGATCGAAGCCCGAAGCGGACGCGATGCGCTCTTCATGTGGGAACAGGCCCAGGTGACTCCCGACTTGCTGCTCACCGATATTGTCATGCCGGGCGGTCTCAGTGGCTGGGACCTGGCCGACCAATTGCTCGCGCTCAAACCCGAGCTCAAAGTCCTTTTCACGTCGGGCTACAATCCCGAGGTCGCGAACAACGATTTCTCCCTCAAACCCGGCCAGCGATTTATCGCCAAACCGGCGGAAGCGGAGACCGTGGTGCGCACCGTGCGACAGTTACTGGCCTAG
- a CDS encoding PhnD/SsuA/transferrin family substrate-binding protein: MPETLTNPCLSARRAHLRTGTWSRGRWGLIVGLWLTGCSIGLLSAQSKPSGEIMRFGFSQSMFGGVNTNDAQAAMMVWADTIASERGIAVSPSVLFLDDVPAIARALDDHRVEAVTVTVAEYWEIRQSKLIGPLIMGAADEDLEEEYLLLVNIDGTVKSLADLKGRSLSVWQSARTGIGETWLEVQVLENNLGNPASFWGTVNRHTKLSQVVLPVFFGQVAACLVTRKGFEVLQELNPQLGRKLVPIARSPAYIPSLFFFRGDFHSPNLPRMIEVFVDVGNAPAGQQTLTLFQQTNLMEGKPADLDVTCALLDRHYELTTGSKPPPPFAGDTP; this comes from the coding sequence ATGCCCGAAACCCTGACCAACCCTTGTCTTTCCGCTCGCCGGGCGCACTTGCGCACGGGCACGTGGTCGCGTGGTCGGTGGGGGCTGATCGTCGGACTCTGGTTGACGGGGTGCAGCATTGGTCTGCTTTCGGCCCAGTCGAAACCGTCCGGCGAAATCATGCGCTTTGGGTTTTCCCAAAGTATGTTTGGCGGCGTGAACACCAACGACGCGCAAGCCGCCATGATGGTGTGGGCCGACACGATCGCATCGGAGAGAGGTATCGCCGTTTCTCCCTCGGTGTTGTTTCTTGATGACGTGCCCGCCATTGCCCGGGCGCTGGACGATCATCGGGTCGAAGCCGTGACCGTTACGGTCGCGGAATACTGGGAAATTCGCCAATCCAAGCTCATCGGCCCTCTGATCATGGGGGCCGCCGACGAAGATCTGGAGGAAGAGTATCTCCTGCTGGTGAATATCGACGGAACCGTAAAATCCCTCGCCGATTTGAAAGGACGTTCACTGAGCGTTTGGCAGTCCGCCCGGACCGGTATCGGGGAAACCTGGTTGGAGGTCCAAGTGCTCGAGAACAACCTCGGCAACCCCGCCTCATTCTGGGGAACGGTCAACAGACACACCAAGTTGTCCCAAGTCGTGCTGCCCGTTTTTTTCGGTCAGGTCGCCGCGTGCCTGGTGACCCGCAAAGGGTTCGAAGTGTTGCAGGAACTAAATCCGCAGCTGGGGCGCAAACTCGTTCCGATCGCGCGTTCGCCCGCCTACATTCCGTCGCTGTTCTTTTTTCGCGGTGATTTCCATTCCCCCAACCTGCCGCGGATGATCGAAGTATTTGTCGATGTAGGAAACGCGCCCGCCGGTCAGCAAACGCTTACCCTTTTCCAGCAAACCAACCTGATGGAGGGCAAACCCGCCGATCTCGATGTGACGTGCGCACTCCTCGATCGGCACTACGAACTGACCACGGGATCAAAGCCGCCACCGCCATTCGCAGGAGACACACCATGA
- a CDS encoding hybrid sensor histidine kinase/response regulator — protein MSHSHHQPNKRILVIDDNRAIHDDIRKILIKSTSEETKDKDAMFEDEKSLLFGESAPKVEATSFEIDSAYQGEDGLKLVQAAAASGRPYGVAFVDVRMPPGWDGVETITQIWRQHPDIQIVICTAYSDYSWEEMIHELGRTDSLVVLKKPFDSIEVQQLAHALSEKWTLHNELETKLHDLDDLVIKRTGELEQSNTDLLREIDERKQVEQALRHSEERFAKAFSASPIPLSIQSQRDLRYVDVNSRFAALTGYPRESLIGFTPAQLGLWQSDHSSEEQHEQGKRHPHDQARVLSTQSGEKRTVLISIEEFEMEGENFILASTQDITAQLELEDRLRQRQRLEVVGQLAGGVAHDFNNILTSMMLNLEFMRVTNREPEQQSPLNDLHAMMKRAAKITSQLLMFARKQFVDRQRFELNSAIGDLLNLLNRTLGEHIELRSEPSPGSLWINADTNMLDQAVMNLCLNARDAMPEGGTLTISTAAVQITHARPATVSEARPGSFACITISDTGTGMSAGTLQHIFEPFFTTKDIGHGTGLGLASVHGTVHQHEGWIDVDSTEGKGSSFALYLPLLPRIPPRAPTAASAVDTMPRGDETILLVEDEESVRRVTTILLQRLGYTVLTANNGHEALRVFAENKESIDLVFTDIVMPDGLSGIQLEERIRHQNPAMKVVLSSGYSDEIIKQQDRQGTKTVFLAKPFEARTVAHALRKCLDQK, from the coding sequence ATGAGCCACTCCCATCACCAGCCCAACAAGCGCATCCTTGTGATTGATGACAATCGCGCGATTCATGACGACATTCGCAAGATTTTGATCAAATCGACCTCGGAAGAAACGAAAGACAAGGACGCCATGTTCGAGGACGAAAAATCGCTGCTGTTCGGCGAGAGTGCGCCCAAGGTCGAGGCCACCTCATTCGAGATTGATTCCGCCTACCAGGGGGAGGACGGACTAAAGTTGGTGCAGGCGGCCGCCGCCTCCGGTCGCCCCTACGGCGTGGCTTTTGTGGACGTGCGCATGCCTCCGGGCTGGGACGGCGTCGAGACCATCACCCAGATTTGGCGGCAGCACCCGGACATCCAAATCGTGATCTGCACGGCCTATTCCGACTATTCCTGGGAAGAGATGATTCACGAACTCGGCCGCACCGACAGTCTGGTGGTGCTGAAAAAGCCCTTCGACAGCATCGAAGTGCAACAGCTGGCCCACGCCCTGTCCGAGAAGTGGACGTTGCACAACGAGCTCGAAACCAAGCTGCACGATCTGGACGACCTCGTGATCAAACGCACGGGCGAACTGGAGCAATCCAACACGGACCTGCTTCGGGAAATCGACGAACGTAAACAGGTTGAACAGGCGTTGCGTCATTCGGAGGAACGATTTGCCAAAGCCTTCAGTGCGAGTCCGATTCCGCTGTCGATTCAATCGCAGCGCGACCTTCGCTATGTTGATGTAAACTCCCGTTTCGCCGCGCTCACCGGCTACCCGCGCGAAAGCTTGATTGGCTTTACCCCCGCCCAACTCGGCCTGTGGCAATCCGACCACTCGTCCGAGGAACAGCACGAACAGGGTAAACGGCACCCCCACGATCAAGCTCGGGTTCTGAGCACGCAAAGTGGAGAAAAACGCACCGTATTGATCTCCATCGAAGAGTTCGAAATGGAGGGCGAAAACTTCATTCTCGCGAGCACGCAGGACATCACTGCGCAGCTGGAACTGGAGGACCGCCTGCGCCAGCGCCAACGCCTGGAAGTGGTGGGCCAACTCGCGGGGGGAGTCGCGCACGACTTTAACAACATCCTCACCAGCATGATGCTCAATCTGGAGTTCATGCGCGTGACCAACCGCGAACCGGAACAGCAATCACCGCTCAACGATCTGCATGCGATGATGAAGCGCGCCGCCAAGATCACCAGTCAGTTGCTCATGTTTGCGCGCAAACAATTCGTCGATCGCCAACGGTTTGAACTCAACTCCGCGATCGGTGACTTGCTCAACCTGCTCAATCGCACCCTGGGCGAACACATTGAACTGCGTTCCGAGCCCTCCCCGGGTTCGCTGTGGATCAACGCGGATACCAACATGCTCGACCAAGCGGTCATGAACCTGTGCCTCAACGCCCGCGATGCGATGCCCGAGGGCGGCACGCTCACCATCAGCACCGCGGCGGTGCAAATCACCCATGCCCGACCCGCCACGGTTTCGGAGGCCCGGCCCGGCTCCTTTGCCTGTATCACCATATCCGATACCGGAACCGGCATGTCGGCCGGGACCCTGCAGCATATTTTCGAACCCTTCTTCACCACCAAGGACATCGGTCACGGCACGGGACTGGGGTTGGCTTCGGTCCATGGAACCGTGCACCAACATGAGGGTTGGATCGATGTCGATAGCACTGAAGGCAAGGGAAGCTCGTTCGCTCTCTATCTCCCTCTTTTGCCCCGGATCCCCCCTCGCGCCCCGACCGCTGCTTCCGCCGTGGACACCATGCCGCGGGGTGATGAGACCATCCTGCTGGTGGAGGACGAGGAGAGCGTGCGCCGTGTCACCACCATACTGCTCCAACGTCTCGGCTACACGGTATTGACGGCCAACAACGGACATGAAGCCCTCCGGGTGTTCGCGGAAAACAAGGAATCGATCGACTTGGTTTTCACCGACATCGTGATGCCCGACGGCCTGAGCGGAATCCAACTGGAGGAGCGAATCCGGCACCAAAACCCCGCCATGAAAGTTGTGCTCAGCAGCGGCTACAGCGACGAAATCATCAAACAACAGGATCGGCAGGGCACCAAAACCGTCTTCCTCGCCAAGCCATTCGAAGCCCGCACCGTCGCTCATGCGCTCCGGAAGTGCCTTGACCAGAAGTGA
- a CDS encoding TolC family protein translates to MSTLTLEQCIASALEHNHRRPASQFAVAMAEARHQQAMSGYWPHATLKAGYERLDEAPNFIFPASQMYVPPQSVQVPAGTALINVPAGVLAPVAVQLPVSTPAQTVNTDGLLFPIPEQDIKLLDPEVIAASVDVTWLVYDGGMRRGFREQAQGYKDMMTQEARRTDMEIIDSVKRLYFGAVLARRLNAIGGETLERMEATLTLTETMYKEGSGTVKKTDYLDNKIMVESLRAMLAQLEKNEAMAQAALAFTMGRPWQHSVVPADEDLPWLPISPDLNNLVSAAYQFSPDWGKLEAGLRAAEGAERTARSGHQPKVAITGKLHRWWNDSNSGAATSANKSGYSFGIGFEVPLFDGFMTRAKVSEARARLNQVREQEFLLREGIGLRVRDIVLGMSAAEKSRQSTHEAMTAANENRDLNTRAYQAELVETENVIRSQLIEALMTAQHYKALYDHIALQSQLQLVVGTEIRGRLVRE, encoded by the coding sequence ATGTCCACTTTGACGTTGGAGCAATGCATCGCGTCGGCGCTGGAGCACAATCACCGACGCCCGGCGTCGCAGTTCGCCGTCGCCATGGCCGAGGCTCGCCACCAACAAGCCATGTCCGGCTATTGGCCGCACGCCACGCTCAAAGCAGGCTACGAACGCTTGGACGAGGCACCCAATTTCATCTTTCCGGCATCGCAGATGTATGTGCCGCCGCAATCGGTGCAAGTGCCCGCCGGCACGGCCCTCATCAATGTGCCCGCCGGAGTGCTCGCGCCGGTCGCGGTGCAGCTGCCGGTGTCCACCCCCGCGCAAACCGTCAACACGGACGGGCTGCTTTTCCCCATACCCGAGCAGGACATCAAGCTGTTGGATCCCGAGGTCATCGCAGCATCGGTCGACGTCACCTGGCTCGTCTACGACGGCGGCATGCGTCGCGGTTTCCGCGAGCAAGCCCAGGGTTACAAGGACATGATGACCCAGGAGGCCCGTCGCACCGACATGGAGATCATCGACAGCGTCAAACGGCTCTACTTCGGCGCCGTGTTGGCCCGCCGCTTGAACGCCATCGGCGGCGAAACCCTCGAACGTATGGAGGCCACGCTGACCCTGACCGAAACGATGTATAAGGAGGGATCGGGCACCGTCAAAAAGACCGACTACCTCGACAACAAAATCATGGTCGAATCTCTGCGGGCCATGCTGGCGCAGCTGGAGAAAAACGAAGCCATGGCACAGGCCGCACTGGCATTCACCATGGGGCGTCCGTGGCAACACAGTGTCGTTCCCGCCGATGAGGATCTCCCTTGGCTGCCCATCTCTCCGGACCTCAATAATCTCGTCTCCGCCGCCTACCAGTTCAGCCCCGACTGGGGCAAACTGGAAGCCGGTCTGCGAGCGGCCGAAGGGGCCGAGCGCACCGCGCGCAGCGGCCACCAGCCCAAGGTGGCGATCACCGGCAAACTGCACCGCTGGTGGAATGACTCCAACTCGGGCGCAGCCACGTCCGCCAACAAGTCCGGTTACAGCTTCGGTATCGGGTTCGAGGTTCCGCTCTTCGATGGTTTCATGACTCGCGCCAAAGTCTCCGAAGCGCGGGCGCGCCTCAATCAGGTTCGTGAGCAGGAGTTTCTCCTGCGCGAAGGCATCGGCCTGCGGGTGCGCGACATCGTGCTGGGAATGTCCGCCGCCGAAAAATCACGCCAATCCACTCATGAAGCCATGACAGCCGCCAACGAGAACCGTGACCTCAACACGCGCGCTTACCAGGCGGAGTTGGTAGAGACCGAAAACGTCATTCGCTCCCAACTGATCGAAGCCCTGATGACCGCCCAACACTACAAGGCACTTTACGATCACATCGCGTTGCAATCGCAGCTCCAATTGGTCGTGGGCACCGAAATTCGCGGAAGGTTGGTCCGGGAATGA
- a CDS encoding phosphate/phosphite/phosphonate ABC transporter substrate-binding protein: MIAALTLGPGQTAAASSRPAPIPAIEPETAKAQLRVGISRVAFRNTNINDATAAYRLFLEQIAARNGYDLDVETEIFDEAQGFGAALQRTENPVHMSIIVAMDFLQLAPGVAQQPMFVVSEGSSPGRHFVLLTRRDRGFDSLADLKGETLVNYNVGNGRQGWNWLNVLVAENGLGAIPRHFGAVHHATKPSRVILPVFFGTKAACLVDAPSLELMGELNPQVLRSLQTIARSELLADVVICVGDRGWPTAKHRTDTIDAIAGLAETSAGRQIMTLFKIDQILPYEPDYLDSVQSLLARSAALRPEGTL, from the coding sequence ATGATCGCGGCCCTAACATTGGGCCCGGGCCAGACCGCGGCGGCGAGTTCACGACCCGCCCCCATTCCCGCGATCGAACCCGAAACCGCCAAAGCCCAACTCCGGGTGGGAATTAGCCGGGTGGCGTTTCGCAATACCAACATCAACGACGCCACCGCCGCCTACCGTTTGTTCCTCGAACAAATCGCCGCCCGGAATGGATACGACCTCGATGTTGAAACGGAGATATTTGACGAAGCGCAGGGTTTCGGCGCCGCATTGCAACGAACGGAGAATCCCGTGCACATGAGCATCATCGTCGCGATGGATTTCCTGCAGCTCGCCCCCGGGGTCGCCCAGCAGCCCATGTTTGTGGTCTCCGAAGGCAGTTCACCGGGCCGCCACTTTGTGCTGCTCACCCGACGCGATCGGGGATTTGACAGTTTGGCAGATCTCAAAGGCGAAACGCTGGTCAACTACAACGTGGGTAATGGTCGACAAGGTTGGAATTGGTTGAACGTGCTGGTGGCGGAAAATGGACTGGGGGCGATTCCCCGGCACTTTGGTGCCGTCCATCATGCCACCAAACCGAGCCGGGTCATCCTGCCCGTATTTTTCGGCACCAAAGCAGCGTGTCTGGTCGACGCCCCCAGTCTCGAACTCATGGGCGAATTGAATCCCCAAGTGCTCCGCAGCCTGCAGACCATCGCACGATCGGAGCTACTGGCCGACGTGGTGATTTGCGTGGGAGATCGCGGTTGGCCCACCGCTAAACATCGGACCGATACCATTGATGCGATTGCCGGTCTGGCCGAAACCAGCGCCGGCCGACAAATCATGACGTTGTTCAAGATAGACCAGATTTTGCCCTACGAACCCGATTATCTTGATAGCGTCCAATCCTTGCTCGCGCGCTCGGCCGCGCTTCGACCGGAAGGGACGCTATGA